CGAGCAAGCTGGGCTCCTACATTGATATTTCGCACACGGTAGCGGTTTTTCGGCATTACCCAGCAGTCGTGGTCCTAGCCGAAATTGTGGCTGGGATCTTGATTGGGGCAACTTCTAGTTTGCTAGCCATGGCCCGCTACCTTAAGCTCTAGAGGTTTGACTAAAGCAGTCCCAACCGGTAAAATAGTTTGTGCCTGGGAGGGTACAACAACTGATTAGAGACATTCGAAGACGCTTTAGACATAAGATATTAGTGGGGCTATCTCTCGGAGCCGTCTTATTTTGTTTTACCGGTGCGGCGGCGGCCACTGACCTAAACGCCCAAATTGCGGCCCTCAAAGCCGAAGCTGCTGCCCAGCAGGCCCAAGCTGCTCAACTGCAGGGCACGGCTAATGATTATCAAAGTCGAGTCAACCAACTGCAGCTGCAGATTGCGGCCCTGCAAACCCAAATCGCCCTAAATCAAGCTCAATACAACCAAGTTTCGGCCGCCATTGCCGATAACGAAGCTAAACTGGCTGATGCCAAAACGGCCCTCGGTGCTGATCTTAAATCGATGTATGTTTCCAGTAGCGAAACACCGCTGGAGATGCTGGTTTCAAGTAATAATTTAAGCGACTACTTTAACCAACAGCAATACCAAGACAGCATTAAAGACAAGATCCAAGGTGCCGTCACTACGATTCTGAAGTTGCAGGACGAGTTGCATTCTCAACAGCAGTCCATTGCTGGTATTCTAAGTAGCTTGCACTCCCAACAACAACAATTGAATGCTAGCCGCGCCGAGGCCCAAGCCCTACTCAATACAGCTCAGCAAAACGTGGCGGCGGCCAATCAGCAAGTTAGAAGCACTAATTCTGAACTAGCTCAAAAACAAGCCGAGCAAGCAGCCCTGCTGGCAGCATCATCCAGCAGTTTCAATGGCACTATTCCGGGCGCCTCCAGCGGTAGCGGCGGGGCCTGCGACAATGGTCATGGCAACGGTGGTTACCCGATGCTCTGGTGCAACGCCTATCAAGACAGCATCCAAACGCCCTCTGGTTACAACCGGGAATGTGTATCCTGGGCCGGTTGGCGTTGGCATCAGTTCGGTCACCCTATGGTCAACTG
Above is a window of Candidatus Saccharimonadales bacterium DNA encoding:
- a CDS encoding CHAP domain-containing protein, yielding MGLSLGAVLFCFTGAAAATDLNAQIAALKAEAAAQQAQAAQLQGTANDYQSRVNQLQLQIAALQTQIALNQAQYNQVSAAIADNEAKLADAKTALGADLKSMYVSSSETPLEMLVSSNNLSDYFNQQQYQDSIKDKIQGAVTTILKLQDELHSQQQSIAGILSSLHSQQQQLNASRAEAQALLNTAQQNVAAANQQVRSTNSELAQKQAEQAALLAASSSSFNGTIPGASSGSGGACDNGHGNGGYPMLWCNAYQDSIQTPSGYNRECVSWAGWRWHQFGHPMVNWGNANTWDDNARAAGYTVNSSPAVGAIAQTNAGPFGHVAIVEAVMGGNVVVSEMNYDSNGHYRLGSYPSGYFQYIH